One genomic segment of Natranaeroarchaeum aerophilus includes these proteins:
- a CDS encoding phosphatase PAP2 family protein has protein sequence MSLLIVAGIVAAGTAVLLSVLLAVCVGPSLLSAPLRNPEAFRRRLYNVAPFFVVLVLVLGINKGLHDVSQDVSWVVGQNVTGVFYDLEGEFLIALQNAFPEQAAFYFSFIYVFGYVALLVFPMIAYLFSDSLHNLKVTLIAYATNYGIGVLMYTMFIAYGPRNVMEGLLSQPMYEVYPEVMFLTSAVNTNTNVFPSLHTSLSVTAMILALMSHREFPRWTPIALLLGTSVVISTMYLGIHWLTDVIVGVALGALAVYIGEYVVNRVDRSGVIADPDDDQPSVSVSD, from the coding sequence ATGTCGTTACTGATAGTTGCAGGAATCGTCGCCGCTGGCACTGCCGTCCTCCTCAGTGTCCTCTTAGCGGTCTGTGTCGGTCCCTCCCTTCTCTCCGCGCCCCTCCGTAATCCCGAAGCGTTCAGGCGTCGCCTGTACAACGTCGCGCCGTTTTTCGTCGTGCTTGTACTCGTACTGGGAATTAATAAGGGCCTCCACGACGTCAGTCAGGACGTCTCGTGGGTGGTCGGACAAAACGTCACCGGTGTGTTCTATGATCTCGAGGGGGAGTTCCTCATTGCGCTCCAGAACGCGTTCCCCGAGCAAGCAGCGTTTTATTTCTCGTTTATTTACGTATTCGGCTACGTGGCGTTGCTTGTCTTCCCGATGATCGCGTATCTGTTCAGCGATAGCCTCCACAACCTGAAAGTGACGCTGATCGCGTACGCGACCAACTACGGTATTGGCGTCCTGATGTACACTATGTTTATCGCCTATGGTCCGCGTAACGTGATGGAAGGACTGCTCAGCCAGCCGATGTACGAGGTGTACCCCGAAGTAATGTTTCTGACCTCCGCGGTCAACACCAACACTAACGTCTTCCCCTCGTTGCACACCTCGCTTTCAGTCACTGCGATGATCCTGGCACTGATGAGCCACCGCGAGTTCCCCCGGTGGACGCCGATCGCCCTCCTGCTGGGTACCAGCGTCGTTATTTCGACGATGTATCTCGGCATCCACTGGCTGACTGACGTGATCGTCGGCGTGGCGCTCGGCGCGCTGGCCGTCTACATCGGCGAGTACGTTGTTAACCGGGTCGACCGCTCCGGAGTAATCGCCGATCCAGACGATGACCAGCCCTCTGTCAGCGTCTCGGACTGA
- a CDS encoding acyl-CoA dehydrogenase family protein produces the protein MLDYVDLEADLAEEERLIRDTAREFVADRVKPSVGEWFESGEFPAHLIEEMGQLGFYAPNLEGYGSANVSERAYGLLMQELEAGDSGIRSMASVQGALVMYPIHAFGTEAQKERWLPALGEGEAVGCFGLTEPEHGSDPANMETRAEADGEGYRLTGTKTWITNAPIADLAVVWARDVSTESQPVRGFLVETDADGVTTSEIDGKLSMRASSTGEISLTEAYVPPENVLDVTGMKGPLSCLTQARYGIAWGAVGAARDCFETAREYATDREQFDQPIASFQLQQEKLTEMATEVTTAQLLAHRLADLKERGNLRPQQVSMAKRNNVRMARDQARVAREMLGGNGITTDYPPMRHLANMETVYTYEGTHDIHSLIVGEDLTGIAAFE, from the coding sequence ATGCTCGATTATGTCGATCTGGAGGCCGACCTCGCCGAGGAGGAGCGGTTGATCCGCGATACGGCCCGCGAGTTCGTCGCCGACCGCGTGAAACCGTCGGTCGGCGAGTGGTTCGAGTCCGGCGAGTTCCCGGCGCACCTGATCGAGGAGATGGGCCAACTGGGGTTTTACGCGCCGAACCTCGAGGGGTACGGCTCGGCGAACGTGAGCGAGCGGGCGTACGGCCTGCTCATGCAGGAACTGGAAGCGGGCGATTCGGGGATTCGCTCGATGGCGAGCGTGCAGGGTGCGCTGGTGATGTATCCGATCCACGCCTTCGGCACCGAGGCCCAGAAAGAGCGCTGGCTGCCCGCGCTGGGTGAGGGCGAGGCCGTCGGCTGTTTCGGCCTCACCGAACCGGAGCACGGCTCGGATCCGGCAAACATGGAAACCCGTGCCGAGGCCGACGGCGAGGGCTACCGGCTCACCGGGACGAAAACGTGGATCACGAACGCGCCCATCGCCGACCTCGCAGTGGTGTGGGCGCGGGATGTCTCGACAGAGAGCCAGCCGGTCCGTGGCTTCCTCGTCGAGACTGACGCCGACGGAGTAACGACGAGCGAAATCGACGGCAAGCTCTCGATGCGGGCGTCCTCGACCGGTGAGATATCGCTGACAGAGGCCTACGTTCCGCCCGAAAACGTCCTCGACGTAACGGGGATGAAAGGGCCGCTCTCCTGTCTCACGCAGGCCCGGTACGGCATCGCCTGGGGAGCGGTCGGTGCGGCCCGGGACTGCTTCGAGACAGCCCGTGAGTACGCGACTGATCGCGAGCAGTTCGACCAACCGATCGCGAGCTTTCAGCTGCAACAGGAGAAACTCACCGAGATGGCGACAGAGGTGACGACAGCCCAGCTACTGGCCCACCGGCTCGCCGACCTGAAAGAGCGCGGCAATCTGCGTCCACAGCAAGTCTCGATGGCGAAGCGCAACAACGTCCGGATGGCCCGCGATCAGGCCCGCGTTGCCCGAGAGATGCTCGGCGGGAACGGTATCACCACGGACTACCCACCGATGCGCCACCTCGCCAACATGGAGACCGTCTACACCTACGAGGGGACGCACGATATCCATTCGTTGATCGTGGGAGAAGATCTCACTGGCATTGCGGCCTTCGAGTGA
- a CDS encoding type 1 glutamine amidotransferase, whose product MSRPRIAVLNAAHDPEHNRRNFRRELDADLVEFDVTDVEVPPEVEAFDGVVVTGSRVSVYWDEDWIAPTREWVQEAIEAGLPCLGVCWGHQLLADALGGEVAGMGEYEIGYREIQHRGESTLFDGIDERFTAFTTHSDEVVTPPPGAEVLAENDYSIHAFRKDRVFGVQFHPEYDTETAREVTLGKDLPDERIQQVLDGITEENYAKACEAKLVFENWLGIVDDLRQPETVVGSDTADPAGAD is encoded by the coding sequence ATGAGTCGACCGCGCATCGCCGTGCTCAACGCAGCCCACGACCCCGAGCACAACCGGCGAAACTTCCGCCGGGAGCTCGACGCTGACCTCGTGGAGTTCGACGTGACCGACGTCGAGGTTCCGCCCGAGGTCGAGGCGTTCGACGGGGTCGTCGTTACCGGGTCACGCGTCTCCGTGTACTGGGACGAAGACTGGATCGCACCCACGCGCGAGTGGGTGCAGGAAGCTATCGAGGCAGGGCTGCCGTGTCTGGGCGTCTGTTGGGGCCACCAGCTTCTGGCCGACGCGCTCGGCGGCGAGGTCGCGGGTATGGGCGAGTACGAGATCGGCTATCGCGAAATCCAACACCGTGGCGAGTCGACCCTGTTCGACGGCATCGACGAGCGCTTTACCGCGTTTACGACCCACTCCGACGAGGTCGTGACGCCGCCGCCGGGTGCCGAAGTGCTCGCCGAGAACGACTACTCGATCCACGCGTTCCGCAAGGACCGGGTGTTCGGCGTCCAGTTCCACCCCGAGTACGACACCGAGACTGCCCGCGAGGTGACGCTCGGCAAGGATCTGCCCGACGAGCGCATCCAGCAGGTACTCGACGGCATCACCGAGGAGAACTACGCGAAGGCCTGCGAGGCGAAACTGGTTTTCGAGAACTGGCTGGGAATCGTCGACGATCTGCGTCAGCCCGAGACCGTCGTCGGCAGTGACACCGCCGATCCGGCCGGGGCAGACTGA
- a CDS encoding alpha/beta fold hydrolase, which translates to MPTATRDGVSLYYDTWGSGETVVFIEDVGFGAWLWGWQNDALAGPFETLVWDLRGTGRSDAPEGPYTVPQLTNDLETVLADHGVRNAHLVGCGLGGMIALDYAQRHSRAETLTLIGSSPGGDETELNRDRLDDAFAPRDDEEALSSSLEAVLSADFREQHPEAVERIAAWRAEDDAGRAAWKAQTAAFRGYEHRDPLYETTLPTLLLHGEDDEIVPFSNAELLDRELPRSELETAPEAGHLVGVERATGVNDAIIGFLEEHVESDT; encoded by the coding sequence ATGCCAACAGCAACTCGCGATGGCGTGTCGCTGTACTACGACACCTGGGGGAGCGGCGAGACAGTCGTGTTCATCGAGGACGTGGGATTTGGCGCGTGGCTCTGGGGCTGGCAGAACGACGCGCTCGCCGGGCCGTTCGAGACGCTCGTCTGGGATCTCCGGGGGACCGGTCGGTCCGATGCGCCTGAAGGACCGTACACCGTTCCACAGCTGACCAACGATCTGGAGACGGTGCTCGCCGACCATGGCGTCCGAAACGCCCATCTCGTCGGCTGTGGACTTGGCGGAATGATCGCGCTCGATTACGCACAACGACACAGCCGCGCCGAGACGTTGACGCTGATCGGGTCGAGTCCGGGCGGCGACGAGACGGAACTGAATCGGGACCGACTCGACGACGCGTTCGCGCCGCGGGACGACGAGGAGGCGCTGTCATCGTCGCTGGAAGCGGTGCTTTCTGCCGACTTCCGGGAGCAACATCCGGAGGCGGTAGAGCGAATCGCGGCATGGCGAGCCGAGGACGATGCCGGACGGGCGGCATGGAAAGCGCAGACGGCAGCCTTCAGGGGCTACGAACACCGTGACCCGCTGTACGAAACGACGCTCCCGACCCTCCTGCTCCACGGCGAGGACGACGAGATCGTCCCGTTCTCGAACGCCGAACTGCTAGATCGGGAGCTGCCACGGAGTGAACTGGAGACCGCACCCGAAGCAGGCCATCTCGTCGGCGTCGAGCGCGCGACCGGCGTCAACGACGCGATTATCGGGTTTCTGGAAGAGCACGTCGAGTCGGATACGTAA
- a CDS encoding DUF7577 domain-containing protein, with the protein MTPIESVPAWVFVYAGVFALFHLLIGYYLYRRSNEPGVRGTISSPQSPDRPLDADATGAAPERRSAAGPTVHCGHCNAENEPGYRYCRNCVQELPSVAEQSISTGKPDERESL; encoded by the coding sequence ATGACGCCCATCGAGTCGGTTCCGGCGTGGGTGTTTGTGTACGCTGGCGTCTTCGCGCTGTTCCATCTGCTCATCGGGTACTACCTCTATCGTCGGTCCAACGAACCGGGTGTCCGTGGGACCATCTCCTCGCCACAGTCACCGGATCGCCCTCTCGATGCAGACGCCACTGGAGCCGCCCCTGAGCGACGATCCGCCGCCGGCCCGACCGTCCACTGTGGGCATTGCAACGCCGAAAACGAGCCGGGGTATCGGTACTGCCGTAACTGTGTTCAGGAGCTGCCAAGCGTTGCGGAACAATCGATATCGACAGGGAAACCCGACGAGCGCGAGAGCCTGTGA
- a CDS encoding CPBP family intramembrane glutamic endopeptidase: MPDWNDRGDDDGNKGSDDDWNGGGEDGWNETDDTHGGWGNSRRDSSEEDVVDAELSGKTDTSATGPEGMAPEKGPDSRQLGKTLGVSVGLGLGGLALGVIASIPLMFGVIALFGLPFQATAEGQNLPGFVTNTIALQGVGMVGISVWYLSRHNLGLEFLRLRKLTLRHVGWIIAGAIILFIVNIISGIVIDVLGLPTPSHGLIDTFVETPELLLAGIVLNLLLIGPAEELLYRGIIQTKLVNVGGTVKGVFLASVLFAVVHLPAYGLDGWAAIISLVFLGGVLGAIYEYTDNLLIPMIAHGVYNSLLFIMIYIAIITGNADQIVTILPI; encoded by the coding sequence ATGCCTGACTGGAACGACCGCGGTGACGATGACGGAAACAAGGGCAGTGACGATGACTGGAATGGCGGCGGCGAGGATGGCTGGAATGAAACGGATGATACTCACGGAGGGTGGGGAAACTCGAGGCGTGATAGCTCGGAAGAAGATGTAGTTGACGCCGAACTGTCAGGTAAAACCGACACCTCGGCGACTGGCCCCGAGGGAATGGCGCCAGAGAAGGGACCCGACAGCCGACAGTTGGGAAAGACACTGGGTGTCTCCGTTGGACTTGGTCTCGGTGGGTTAGCACTTGGAGTCATCGCATCGATCCCATTGATGTTCGGTGTGATCGCATTGTTCGGACTTCCGTTTCAGGCAACTGCGGAGGGCCAAAATCTTCCAGGGTTCGTCACCAATACAATTGCACTGCAGGGCGTCGGCATGGTCGGTATTTCTGTCTGGTATTTGTCCCGGCATAATCTGGGACTCGAGTTTCTCCGACTACGGAAACTGACCCTCAGGCACGTTGGTTGGATCATCGCCGGTGCAATCATCCTGTTCATTGTTAACATCATCTCTGGTATAGTCATTGACGTTCTGGGACTACCAACACCCAGCCACGGTCTCATCGATACGTTCGTCGAAACGCCTGAACTGCTGCTGGCTGGAATCGTTCTCAATCTATTACTGATCGGCCCGGCCGAAGAACTGCTGTACAGGGGGATTATTCAGACAAAACTCGTCAACGTGGGAGGAACGGTGAAAGGCGTTTTTCTCGCGAGCGTACTCTTTGCAGTCGTCCATTTGCCCGCGTACGGTCTGGACGGGTGGGCAGCAATTATCTCACTGGTCTTTCTCGGGGGGGTACTGGGAGCTATCTACGAGTACACCGACAACCTGTTGATACCGATGATTGCTCATGGGGTGTACAATTCGCTGCTGTTCATTATGATATATATTGCCATCATCACCGGAAACGCAGACCAGATAGTTACAATACTGCCGATCTAA
- a CDS encoding DUF7535 family protein, with amino-acid sequence MTRSATPPRTVTGRADMSAIGYIIAGGVLLLLFPLLPFIAIAWLLSRALGTEPRAEA; translated from the coding sequence ATGACCCGATCGGCGACGCCACCCCGAACGGTCACAGGACGAGCAGATATGTCTGCCATTGGCTACATTATCGCCGGTGGGGTGCTCTTGCTTCTGTTTCCGCTGTTACCGTTTATCGCGATTGCCTGGCTACTCAGTCGAGCGCTGGGAACAGAGCCGCGGGCCGAAGCATAG
- a CDS encoding CDP-2,3-bis-(O-geranylgeranyl)-sn-glycerol synthase — protein sequence MNPLEIVVVAFWLMLPAYVPNNAAVLTGGGPPIDGGRTWDGKRVLGDGKTWRGTAGGILAGVGLGLLLNFLAEGVSSALGFTVAEFPIVALLALAAGAMLGDILASFLKRRTGRERGAAFPGIDQLDFVVVSLVLTALVATDWFVEWFTLPVILAVLILTPVLHVGTNIIAFKLGLKDEPW from the coding sequence ATGAATCCACTGGAGATCGTCGTCGTCGCCTTCTGGCTGATGTTGCCCGCGTACGTCCCCAACAACGCGGCCGTGCTGACCGGCGGTGGGCCACCGATCGATGGCGGGCGAACCTGGGATGGGAAGCGCGTCCTCGGCGACGGAAAGACGTGGCGCGGTACGGCGGGCGGCATTCTCGCAGGTGTCGGCCTCGGCCTCCTGTTGAATTTCCTCGCCGAGGGTGTCAGTTCGGCGCTTGGCTTCACTGTCGCCGAGTTCCCAATCGTAGCGCTGCTCGCGCTGGCCGCCGGAGCGATGCTTGGCGACATCCTGGCTTCCTTTCTGAAACGCCGAACGGGACGCGAACGTGGTGCGGCCTTCCCTGGCATCGATCAACTTGACTTCGTCGTCGTCTCGCTCGTGCTGACCGCGCTTGTCGCCACCGACTGGTTTGTCGAGTGGTTCACGCTGCCGGTGATCCTCGCCGTCCTGATCCTGACGCCGGTCCTCCACGTCGGGACGAACATCATCGCGTTCAAACTCGGGCTGAAAGACGAGCCGTGGTAG
- a CDS encoding proline dehydrogenase family protein translates to MLPPIASNFVAGETPAEALAHAREYNEHGIGVILNLLGEHYDARADAAADRDAYLQLIEDIAAEDLQACISVKPSQIGLDVDPEFFRTNLTEIVEHAAPRDVFVWVDMEDHTTTDDTIDAFEPLAREHGTVGLCLQANLQRTRDDLERLADVPGKLRLVKGAYDEPDDISYGRKERVNAEYRELLRYAFEHRDAGVAVGSHDPAMIEHAQELHERHGTDFEIQMLMGVRESAQFDLAEDCTVWQYAPYGDRWLSYFYRRIKERKGNALFAARAVLGRS, encoded by the coding sequence ATGCTCCCGCCGATTGCGAGCAACTTCGTTGCCGGAGAGACGCCCGCCGAAGCACTCGCTCACGCCCGCGAGTACAACGAACACGGCATCGGCGTGATCCTCAACCTGCTCGGCGAGCACTACGATGCCCGTGCCGACGCGGCAGCGGACCGGGACGCGTATCTCCAGCTAATCGAGGATATCGCTGCGGAGGATCTGCAGGCCTGTATCTCGGTCAAGCCCTCGCAGATCGGCCTCGACGTCGACCCCGAGTTCTTCCGGACGAACCTCACGGAGATCGTCGAACACGCCGCACCGCGGGACGTGTTCGTCTGGGTCGATATGGAGGATCACACGACCACCGATGACACTATCGACGCATTCGAGCCGCTTGCTCGCGAACATGGGACGGTGGGACTCTGTCTGCAGGCGAACCTGCAACGGACCCGCGACGATCTCGAACGACTGGCCGACGTCCCCGGAAAGCTCCGACTCGTCAAGGGGGCGTACGACGAGCCAGACGACATCTCCTACGGGCGCAAGGAGCGCGTCAACGCCGAGTACCGCGAACTGCTCAGGTACGCCTTCGAGCACCGCGATGCAGGCGTCGCCGTCGGCAGCCACGACCCCGCAATGATCGAGCACGCACAGGAACTCCACGAACGCCACGGGACAGACTTCGAGATCCAGATGCTGATGGGCGTCAGAGAATCCGCTCAGTTCGATCTTGCCGAGGACTGTACGGTCTGGCAGTACGCGCCCTACGGCGATCGATGGCTATCCTACTTTTATCGGCGCATCAAAGAGCGCAAGGGGAACGCGCTGTTCGCGGCGAGAGCGGTCCTTGGCCGATCCTGA
- a CDS encoding DUF502 domain-containing protein, with protein sequence MTTWKRDFGSGLVVLVPIIVTLWVVIWLAGFIAGLPFVAAIDADLLATVGLGWLPTDLVRVVVTLFVFVLLVFAVGYLMRTALGGFAESALDDLVNRLPGLRVVYNASKMAAETALGGTDALQTPVKIEPWDDMRLTAFKTGKQTSDGREILFMPTAPNITTGFVVEVKSEDIKEVDERVEEALTRLLSAGFGDSNGNGPGSQSVGGIPIDVQEAADSEYGRLDPRRVSGGREQEEHDESTDVTIESDE encoded by the coding sequence ATGACAACATGGAAACGGGACTTCGGGAGTGGCCTCGTCGTCCTGGTTCCGATCATCGTCACGCTCTGGGTAGTTATCTGGCTGGCCGGATTCATCGCCGGACTTCCGTTCGTCGCCGCTATCGACGCCGACCTGCTCGCGACGGTGGGGCTGGGTTGGCTTCCGACAGACCTGGTGCGGGTCGTCGTGACCCTGTTCGTGTTCGTGTTGCTGGTATTCGCGGTCGGCTATCTAATGCGGACCGCGCTCGGCGGGTTCGCCGAGAGCGCACTCGACGATCTGGTAAACCGCCTTCCCGGTCTTCGCGTCGTCTACAACGCCTCGAAGATGGCGGCCGAAACGGCACTGGGCGGGACCGACGCCCTCCAGACGCCGGTCAAGATAGAACCGTGGGACGATATGCGTCTCACCGCGTTTAAGACTGGCAAGCAGACAAGCGACGGTCGGGAGATCCTCTTCATGCCAACCGCGCCGAACATCACGACTGGCTTCGTTGTCGAGGTCAAATCCGAGGACATCAAAGAGGTCGACGAGCGCGTCGAGGAGGCGCTGACACGACTGCTGAGCGCTGGGTTCGGTGACTCCAACGGGAACGGGCCGGGGAGCCAGAGTGTCGGTGGGATCCCAATCGATGTTCAGGAGGCGGCCGACAGCGAGTACGGTCGGCTCGACCCACGGCGGGTGTCGGGAGGGCGAGAACAGGAGGAACACGATGAGAGCACCGACGTGACGATTGAGTCCGACGAGTGA
- a CDS encoding branched-chain amino acid transaminase, whose translation MGFDEMDVDTIWMDGEFVDWEDAQIHVLTHGLHYGTGIFEGVRCYDTDDGPALFRWDAHLDRFYESGKPYEMEIDHEREELTEATMELIRRQDLESCYIRPIAFYGYNSLGVSPKDCPTRTAIACWPWGTYLGEDALEKGVEVMVSSWRKHSSSQIPTNAKTTGLYVNSMLAGEEARRNGYTEAIVLDKDGYVAEGPGENIFLVRDGELFTPALSQSILDGITRQSVIEVARDLGYTVHDQATIGRGELHTADELFFTGTAAEVTPIRQVDNVEIGSGTRGPVTEEIQQEFFDMLESPPEKYDDWFTYV comes from the coding sequence ATGGGATTTGACGAGATGGACGTCGACACCATCTGGATGGACGGCGAGTTCGTGGACTGGGAGGACGCCCAGATCCACGTGCTCACACATGGACTCCACTACGGTACCGGGATCTTCGAGGGCGTCCGGTGTTACGACACCGACGACGGCCCTGCGCTTTTCCGCTGGGATGCCCACCTCGACCGCTTTTACGAGTCCGGCAAGCCCTACGAGATGGAGATCGACCACGAGCGTGAGGAGCTGACCGAGGCGACGATGGAGCTGATCCGCCGGCAGGATCTCGAATCCTGTTACATCCGGCCGATCGCCTTCTACGGCTACAACAGTCTCGGCGTAAGCCCCAAAGACTGCCCGACCCGGACCGCCATCGCGTGCTGGCCGTGGGGCACCTACCTCGGCGAGGACGCTCTGGAAAAGGGTGTCGAGGTGATGGTCTCCTCGTGGCGGAAACACTCCTCCAGCCAGATTCCAACAAACGCCAAGACGACCGGGCTGTACGTCAACAGCATGCTCGCTGGCGAGGAAGCCCGGCGGAACGGCTACACCGAGGCAATCGTGCTCGACAAGGACGGCTACGTCGCCGAAGGCCCCGGCGAGAACATCTTCCTCGTGCGCGACGGCGAACTCTTTACGCCCGCGCTCTCCCAGTCGATCCTCGACGGCATTACCCGCCAGAGCGTCATCGAGGTCGCCCGCGATCTGGGCTACACCGTCCACGATCAGGCGACGATCGGCCGCGGCGAGTTGCACACGGCTGACGAACTGTTCTTCACCGGAACCGCCGCGGAGGTCACGCCGATCCGACAGGTCGACAACGTCGAGATCGGCTCCGGAACGCGCGGCCCGGTGACCGAGGAGATTCAACAGGAGTTCTTCGACATGCTCGAATCGCCGCCCGAGAAGTACGACGACTGGTTCACCTACGTGTAG
- a CDS encoding serpin family protein, whose product MTRERMMPTRGRREVLALAGAVQGALLAGCLDGNSSPGGGMGGHIDDLPTRDLDQLVAGNDQFALDALMELIEEKPDENLFFSPYSIRAALAMTWAGARGETEAVMADALAFALDQDDQHAAFGDLEAELDARSDATENNDGEPFTLRAVNDVWGRKEYPYRDEYLDALDEHYGAELHSVPFETDPEAARQEINEYIAEQTEDRIDELLPENSISASTVLVLTNAIYFHASWLHQFSEGSTEPAEFSALDGSTDEVSMMSQEQRFPYTEVEGHQLVDLPYVGEEVSMTVILPAEGEFEEFEEALDPATLGGLLDELSTIQGTIELPRFEYESSFALKDVLSALGMEVAFDLGSADFSGIVEGGGLAISDVWHDAFVAVDEEGTEAAAATAVGMEESAPQETFEMTVDRPFLFCIRDRPTDTLLFVGRVVDAAAAQ is encoded by the coding sequence ATGACACGGGAGCGAATGATGCCGACGCGTGGTCGTCGCGAGGTGCTGGCGCTGGCCGGCGCGGTACAGGGCGCACTGCTCGCGGGGTGTCTCGACGGAAACAGTAGCCCCGGTGGGGGGATGGGCGGCCACATCGACGACCTGCCGACCCGGGACCTGGATCAACTCGTCGCGGGCAACGACCAGTTCGCACTGGACGCCCTCATGGAGTTGATCGAGGAGAAACCTGACGAGAACCTGTTTTTCTCGCCGTACAGTATCCGCGCCGCACTGGCGATGACGTGGGCAGGAGCACGCGGCGAGACGGAAGCCGTGATGGCTGACGCGCTGGCGTTCGCGCTCGACCAGGACGACCAACACGCCGCCTTTGGGGATCTGGAGGCCGAGCTTGACGCCCGTTCGGACGCCACCGAAAACAACGATGGCGAGCCGTTCACGCTCCGCGCGGTCAACGACGTCTGGGGGCGCAAGGAGTACCCGTATCGAGACGAGTACCTCGACGCCCTCGACGAACACTACGGCGCGGAGCTCCACTCCGTCCCCTTCGAGACCGATCCGGAGGCCGCCCGCCAGGAGATCAATGAGTACATTGCCGAGCAGACGGAGGACCGGATCGACGAACTACTGCCGGAGAACTCGATCTCCGCCTCGACCGTCCTCGTGCTCACCAACGCAATCTACTTCCACGCGAGCTGGCTCCACCAGTTCTCGGAGGGGTCGACCGAGCCCGCCGAGTTCAGCGCGCTCGACGGTTCGACCGACGAGGTGTCGATGATGTCCCAGGAGCAACGGTTTCCCTACACCGAGGTCGAGGGCCACCAGCTCGTCGACCTACCATACGTCGGCGAGGAGGTGAGTATGACCGTGATCCTGCCCGCGGAGGGCGAGTTCGAGGAATTCGAGGAAGCTCTCGATCCGGCAACACTGGGCGGACTGCTCGACGAGCTATCGACGATCCAGGGGACGATCGAGTTGCCCCGGTTCGAGTACGAGTCGTCGTTCGCGCTCAAAGACGTCCTCTCCGCGCTTGGGATGGAGGTCGCCTTTGACCTCGGATCGGCGGATTTCAGCGGGATTGTCGAGGGCGGCGGCCTTGCGATCAGTGACGTCTGGCACGACGCCTTCGTCGCGGTCGACGAGGAGGGGACGGAGGCTGCCGCGGCGACCGCGGTCGGGATGGAGGAGTCGGCACCGCAGGAGACTTTCGAGATGACTGTCGATCGCCCCTTCCTCTTCTGTATTCGCGACCGGCCGACCGACACGCTGTTGTTCGTCGGGCGGGTCGTCGATGCCGCGGCGGCGCAGTGA